Proteins encoded within one genomic window of Deinococcus grandis:
- a CDS encoding GGDEF domain-containing protein yields the protein MPSSLHLADHAWTLRDLDPDRARDLACRSAEGRAVLEAQVVLAYLDWRSGTFERASLNLAAALSTLRTEGPSVWQARAASVLSCLAGDLNEPDLALALLDEQIQLCEALDLTELWASGIHDLAVQLRELNPARSRELLLQAQDAFRRCRYPIGDLLVNGNFGDLDREAGQFDSALARYRAAQADPMIAQHPSIEAWTLHGVVRASALGGYPAPQAELARLRELLASPHLDVQVEVVAALSLHLPPGDAAGLLRGVLDRADLGSHYRAGLLHEQLSGALEATGDDRGALRHLKLARQHERHAHAGQTRHAARLMDVLRGMDDTRARNAALERHLNELRTLHAQAQRQSLTDPLTGLGNRRQFQEDLQTLTGHDALLLVDLDHFKRVNDTLGHPTGDAVLAQLGRLLASASRGEDRAYRYGGEEFALILRGLPPHALDGVAERVRAAVERSVFPDVPWTLTVSIGAARAAELSGETLLRGADEALYAAKRAGRNRVCRWPLTPGAAPGADLGGLLRPLDAAAL from the coding sequence GTGCCGTCAAGTCTGCACCTCGCCGATCATGCCTGGACCCTGCGCGACCTGGACCCCGACCGGGCCCGCGACCTGGCCTGCCGCAGCGCCGAGGGCCGCGCGGTTCTCGAGGCGCAGGTCGTGCTCGCGTACCTCGACTGGCGCAGTGGGACCTTCGAGCGGGCGTCGCTGAACCTCGCCGCGGCGCTCAGCACCCTGCGGACCGAGGGGCCTAGCGTGTGGCAGGCGCGCGCCGCGAGCGTCCTGTCGTGCCTGGCCGGGGACCTGAACGAACCGGATCTCGCGCTGGCCCTGCTGGACGAGCAGATCCAGCTGTGCGAGGCGCTGGACCTGACGGAACTGTGGGCGTCGGGCATTCACGACCTGGCCGTGCAGCTGCGCGAGCTGAATCCCGCGCGGTCGCGTGAGCTGCTGCTGCAGGCGCAGGACGCCTTCCGGCGCTGCCGGTACCCGATCGGGGACCTGCTCGTGAACGGCAACTTCGGCGATCTCGACCGGGAGGCCGGGCAGTTCGATTCGGCCCTGGCCCGCTACCGCGCGGCGCAGGCCGACCCGATGATCGCGCAGCATCCCAGCATCGAGGCTTGGACGCTGCACGGCGTCGTGCGCGCCTCGGCGCTGGGCGGCTATCCGGCCCCGCAGGCGGAACTCGCGCGTCTGCGGGAGCTCCTGGCGTCCCCGCACCTGGACGTGCAGGTGGAGGTCGTCGCGGCGCTGAGCCTGCACCTGCCGCCCGGGGACGCCGCGGGGCTGCTGCGGGGCGTCCTGGACCGCGCCGACCTGGGCAGCCACTACCGCGCCGGGCTGCTGCACGAGCAGCTCTCGGGGGCGCTGGAGGCCACCGGGGATGACCGGGGGGCGCTGCGGCACCTGAAACTCGCGCGGCAGCACGAGCGGCACGCGCACGCCGGGCAGACCCGTCACGCCGCGCGCCTGATGGACGTCCTGCGCGGCATGGACGACACCCGCGCCCGCAACGCCGCGCTGGAACGCCACCTGAACGAACTGCGCACCCTGCACGCGCAGGCGCAGCGCCAGAGCCTGACCGATCCCCTCACGGGCCTGGGCAACCGCCGTCAGTTCCAGGAGGACCTCCAGACCCTCACGGGTCACGACGCGCTGCTGCTGGTGGACCTCGATCACTTCAAGCGCGTGAACGACACGCTGGGCCATCCCACCGGGGACGCCGTGCTGGCGCAGCTGGGGCGGCTGCTGGCCAGCGCCAGCCGCGGCGAGGACCGCGCGTACCGCTACGGCGGCGAGGAATTCGCGCTGATCCTGCGCGGCCTGCCCCCGCACGCGCTGGACGGCGTCGCCGAGCGAGTCCGGGCGGCGGTGGAACGCAGCGTCTTCCCGGACGTCCCGTGGACGCTGACCGTCTCGATCGGCGCGGCGCGCGCCGCGGAGCTCTCCGGTGAGACGCTGCTGCGCGGCGCGGACGAGGCGCTGTACGCCGCCAAGCGCGCGGGCCGCAACCGCGTGTGCCGCTGGCCGCTGACGCCGGGGGCCGCGCCCGGCGCGGACCTGGGGGGGCTGCTGCGCCCGCTGGACGCGGCGGCCCTCTGA
- a CDS encoding MFS transporter: MTTTPAAPPLTADARRVVTAATLGFTLMFAVWVMFAIVGLPIRKELGLTDAQFTLLTAIPVLTGSLLRLPAGIWADRYGGKRVFLATTLITAAFALALAWADGYTTLLALALGVGLAGVSFAVGNAWIAQWVPVSRQGLALGTFGAGNAGASITKLLAPLMITLVPAGLLIPGGWHFVPFVFGLALLVCAALTARLTPADRTTPTSRTLGDWLRPLARAQVWRFGLYYVIFFGAYVAYSLYLPKYYVDHYGIPLAQAGLLTALFIFPASLLRPLGGYLSDRFGPRAVTVAAFAVMLAGLLPLLRDLSVTPFMLLTTIVGIGMGVGKASTYTLVAQWNPGQMGVVGGLVGLLGGLGGFILPLAFAALKPTLGGQTAFVTLFALTALSTVIFVANMVRLKVLGRVPDFA, translated from the coding sequence ATGACCACCACCCCCGCCGCTCCGCCCCTGACCGCCGACGCCCGCCGGGTCGTCACCGCCGCCACCCTGGGCTTCACGCTGATGTTCGCCGTGTGGGTCATGTTCGCCATCGTCGGCCTGCCCATCCGCAAGGAACTGGGCCTGACCGACGCGCAGTTCACGCTGCTGACCGCCATCCCGGTCCTGACCGGCTCGCTGCTGCGCCTCCCGGCAGGGATCTGGGCCGACCGCTACGGCGGCAAACGGGTCTTCCTGGCGACCACCCTGATCACCGCCGCCTTCGCCCTGGCGCTCGCCTGGGCGGACGGCTACACCACCCTGCTGGCCCTCGCGCTCGGCGTGGGTCTCGCGGGCGTCAGCTTCGCCGTCGGGAACGCCTGGATCGCGCAGTGGGTGCCGGTCTCACGTCAGGGCCTCGCGCTCGGCACCTTCGGCGCCGGGAACGCCGGGGCGAGCATCACCAAGCTCCTCGCGCCGCTGATGATCACCCTGGTCCCGGCAGGCCTGCTCATTCCCGGCGGGTGGCACTTCGTGCCGTTCGTGTTCGGCCTCGCCCTGCTCGTGTGCGCTGCCCTCACCGCCCGCCTCACGCCCGCCGACCGGACCACGCCCACCAGCCGCACCCTGGGCGACTGGCTGCGCCCGCTGGCCCGCGCGCAGGTGTGGCGCTTCGGGCTGTACTACGTCATCTTCTTCGGCGCGTACGTCGCCTACAGCCTCTACCTGCCCAAGTACTACGTCGACCACTATGGCATTCCGCTGGCGCAGGCGGGCCTGCTCACCGCGCTGTTCATCTTCCCCGCCAGCCTCCTGCGCCCCCTGGGCGGCTACCTCTCCGACCGCTTCGGGCCGCGCGCCGTGACCGTCGCCGCGTTCGCCGTCATGCTGGCCGGACTGCTGCCCCTGCTGCGCGACCTGAGCGTCACGCCGTTCATGCTGCTCACCACCATCGTCGGCATCGGCATGGGCGTCGGCAAGGCCAGCACCTACACCCTCGTCGCCCAGTGGAACCCCGGCCAGATGGGCGTCGTCGGCGGACTCGTCGGCCTGCTCGGCGGCCTGGGCGGCTTCATCCTCCCACTCGCCTTCGCGGCACTGAAACCCACCCTGGGCGGCCAGACCGCCTTCGTCACCCTGTTCGCCCTGACCGCCCTGAGCACCGTGATCTTCGTGGCGAACATGGTCCGCCTGAAGGTGCTGGGCCGCGTACCGGACTTCGCCTGA
- a CDS encoding molybdopterin oxidoreductase family protein, which yields MSQATLHTPTVRTTCPYCAVQCTFDLHLERGLPVKVTPTKDCPVAHGTVCKKGLAALNDLRHPERLTTPLLRKGGELTPVGWDEALAYVRDALGSLPPERIGVFGSGSLTNEKTYLLGKFARVALRTPHIDYNGRYCMASASAALNRTVGYDRGLGFPADDLIRSDLLLLVGANVAETLPPLMQYLKGIKDRGGTIYAIDPRATTTSKVAGRHLAPRPGTDGILALGLLHLMKQWGRIRPTAPAHGMAQVLAHADDYHPARVAHDCGLTEEDIFTLGRAYAESRTPLILTGRGPEQHTQGTDTVQAWLNLAFLTGHFGKVGGGYAPLTGQGNGQGGREHGQKNDQLPGARSLRDHRHRAEIAALWNVPAEALPQPGHSAQELLNACGQPGEGGLDALIVIGSNPVVSAAGAGQVTQNLKALRHLIVIDFLPSETAQIATLVLPGSMWCEEDGTTTNLEGRVQRRRRAVTPPGAAREDWRILCDLAAALGRPHGFTYPDFRALQDEFFRATRGGKADYSGLSADRLDRASAQWPVTSAAGPDTPHVYAPPFLTPDGLATLHVPQLRAPTLAPRALHLTTGRLGNQYQSGTQTRRNPALKAEQTVQIHPDTAREHGLNAGDLVTLRTAHGQATAPVALTPGLRRDTVFISFHWPDSANLLTDPHALDPHSRMPGFKTTPVTLHPAHLTLPLPTRPSLSPVS from the coding sequence ATGAGTCAGGCGACCCTGCACACGCCCACCGTCCGCACGACGTGTCCCTACTGCGCCGTGCAGTGCACCTTCGACCTGCACCTCGAACGCGGCCTGCCCGTGAAGGTCACGCCCACGAAGGACTGCCCGGTCGCGCACGGCACCGTCTGCAAGAAGGGACTCGCCGCGCTGAACGACCTGCGCCACCCCGAGCGCCTCACCACGCCGCTGCTGCGCAAAGGCGGCGAACTCACGCCGGTCGGCTGGGACGAGGCCCTCGCGTACGTCCGGGACGCCCTGGGCAGCCTGCCCCCCGAACGGATCGGCGTGTTCGGCAGCGGCAGCCTGACGAACGAGAAGACGTACCTGCTCGGCAAGTTCGCCCGCGTCGCCCTGCGCACCCCCCACATCGACTACAACGGCCGCTACTGCATGGCCAGCGCCAGTGCGGCCCTGAACCGCACCGTCGGGTACGACCGCGGCCTGGGCTTCCCGGCGGACGACCTGATCCGCAGCGACCTGCTGCTGCTGGTGGGTGCCAACGTCGCCGAGACCCTCCCGCCCCTGATGCAGTACCTCAAGGGCATCAAGGACCGAGGCGGGACCATCTACGCCATCGACCCGCGCGCCACCACGACCAGCAAGGTCGCCGGGCGGCACCTCGCGCCGCGCCCCGGCACGGACGGCATCCTCGCGCTGGGCCTGCTGCACCTCATGAAACAGTGGGGCCGCATCCGCCCCACCGCGCCCGCGCACGGCATGGCGCAGGTCCTCGCGCACGCCGACGACTACCACCCCGCCCGCGTCGCGCACGACTGCGGCCTGACCGAGGAGGACATCTTCACGCTGGGCCGCGCCTACGCCGAGTCCCGCACCCCACTGATCCTCACCGGACGCGGCCCCGAACAGCACACCCAGGGCACCGACACCGTCCAGGCGTGGCTGAACCTCGCCTTCCTGACCGGGCACTTCGGGAAGGTCGGCGGCGGCTACGCCCCCCTGACCGGGCAGGGCAACGGCCAGGGCGGGCGCGAACACGGGCAGAAGAACGACCAGCTGCCCGGCGCGCGCAGCCTGCGCGACCACCGCCACCGCGCCGAGATCGCCGCCCTGTGGAACGTACCCGCTGAGGCGCTGCCGCAGCCCGGCCACAGCGCCCAGGAACTCCTGAACGCCTGCGGCCAGCCGGGCGAGGGTGGCCTGGACGCCCTGATCGTCATCGGCAGCAACCCGGTCGTCAGCGCCGCCGGCGCCGGACAGGTCACGCAGAACCTGAAGGCACTCAGGCACCTGATCGTGATCGACTTCCTGCCCAGCGAGACCGCGCAGATCGCCACGCTGGTCCTGCCCGGCAGCATGTGGTGCGAGGAGGACGGCACCACCACCAACCTCGAGGGCCGCGTGCAGCGCCGCCGCCGCGCCGTCACGCCCCCCGGCGCCGCCCGCGAGGACTGGCGCATCCTGTGCGACCTCGCCGCCGCGCTGGGCCGCCCCCACGGCTTTACGTACCCCGACTTCCGCGCGCTGCAGGACGAATTCTTCCGCGCCACGCGCGGCGGCAAGGCCGACTACAGCGGCCTGAGCGCCGACCGTCTCGACCGCGCCAGCGCCCAGTGGCCCGTGACGAGCGCCGCCGGGCCGGACACCCCGCACGTCTACGCCCCGCCGTTCCTCACGCCCGACGGGCTGGCCACCCTGCACGTCCCGCAGCTGCGCGCCCCCACCCTGGCCCCGCGCGCCCTGCACCTCACCACCGGACGACTCGGCAACCAGTACCAGAGCGGCACCCAGACCCGCCGCAACCCCGCCCTGAAAGCCGAGCAGACCGTGCAGATCCACCCCGACACCGCCCGCGAACACGGCCTGAACGCCGGGGACCTCGTCACGCTGCGCACCGCGCACGGGCAGGCTACCGCGCCCGTCGCCCTCACGCCGGGCCTGCGGCGCGACACGGTGTTCATCTCCTTCCACTGGCCCGACAGCGCCAACCTCCTGACCGACCCGCACGCGCTGGACCCGCACTCGCGGATGCCCGGCTTCAAGACCACGCCCGTCACGCTGCACCCCGCGCACCTGACCCTGCCGCTGCCCACCCGCCCGAGCCTCAGCCCGGTGTCCTGA
- a CDS encoding transposase, with the protein MTRHRHYPSDTSDAEWAILCPLIPAPKPGGRPARIHRRDVVDAIFYITRGGVSWRMLPADFPHWKTVYSYFRQWKLDGVWLRVNDALRTQTRTAMGRNARPTAGVVDSRSVRTSQKGGSEGTTGARRSTDESIT; encoded by the coding sequence ATGACTCGGCACCGACACTACCCCAGCGATACCAGTGACGCTGAATGGGCCATCCTCTGCCCACTGATTCCCGCGCCTAAACCAGGCGGACGTCCAGCACGCATCCATCGCCGGGATGTCGTTGATGCCATCTTCTACATCACACGTGGCGGCGTGTCCTGGCGCATGTTGCCTGCCGATTTTCCGCACTGGAAGACGGTGTACAGCTACTTCCGGCAGTGGAAGCTCGATGGCGTCTGGCTGCGCGTCAATGACGCGCTGCGCACCCAGACTCGAACGGCCATGGGCCGCAACGCCCGCCCAACGGCGGGCGTCGTGGATTCCCGGAGTGTGAGGACCTCCCAAAAAGGGGGGTCAGAGGGTACGACGGGGGCAAGAAGATCAACGGACGAAAGCATCACCTGA
- the cobO gene encoding cob(I)yrinic acid a,c-diamide adenosyltransferase yields MRELTEQRDAYRKPEGVSKGRRGLLIVNTGHGKGKTTAALGLMIRAHGRGLRVRMFQFLKHDTAKFGEHRTLDLLGIPYQGLGDGWTWRSRDLENSAALAEHGWALARAAIQSGEHDLIVLDEFTYPLKYGWVPWADVEATLRARDPRLHVVITGRDALPELVALADTVSEIQPVRHAYEQGIGGQTGIEY; encoded by the coding sequence ATGCGCGAGCTGACCGAGCAGCGCGACGCGTACCGCAAACCCGAGGGCGTCAGCAAGGGCCGCCGCGGCCTGCTGATCGTGAACACCGGGCACGGCAAGGGCAAGACCACCGCCGCGCTGGGCCTGATGATCCGCGCGCACGGCCGCGGCCTGCGCGTCCGGATGTTCCAGTTCCTGAAGCACGACACCGCGAAGTTCGGCGAGCACCGCACCCTGGACCTGCTGGGCATCCCGTACCAGGGTCTCGGCGACGGCTGGACGTGGCGCAGCCGCGACCTGGAGAACTCGGCGGCGCTGGCCGAGCACGGCTGGGCACTCGCCCGGGCCGCCATCCAGTCCGGCGAGCACGACCTGATCGTCCTGGACGAATTCACGTACCCCCTCAAGTACGGCTGGGTCCCCTGGGCCGACGTGGAAGCCACCCTGCGCGCCCGCGACCCCCGCCTGCACGTGGTCATCACCGGACGTGACGCCCTGCCGGAACTCGTGGCCCTCGCCGACACCGTCAGCGAGATCCAGCCGGTCAGGCACGCCTACGAGCAAGGCATCGGCGGGCAGACCGGCATCGAGTACTGA
- a CDS encoding diguanylate cyclase: MSVTDALTGLANRRAFDAHLDRALYLHARSGLNVTLIMLDIDHFKRYNDTLGHPAGDACLQEVAALLRECTPHRTDLTARYGGEEFALLLLDTDLAGGLTVARRVVSALTARRLPHPGSPLGFVTVSLGVACTADTPDLPLAEAADQALYRAKQAGRHRALAWTVGVPGEPTCPAVRPARTASRQACGRDRVRRSPVRGPAPSGGPCSPRRSRCSGRSGRTG; this comes from the coding sequence CTGAGCGTCACGGACGCCCTGACGGGACTCGCCAACCGCCGCGCGTTCGACGCGCACCTGGACCGCGCGCTGTACCTGCACGCCCGCAGCGGCCTGAACGTCACGCTGATCATGCTGGACATCGATCACTTCAAGCGGTACAACGACACGCTCGGTCACCCGGCCGGGGACGCGTGCCTGCAGGAGGTCGCGGCGCTGCTGCGGGAGTGCACGCCGCACCGCACGGACCTGACCGCCCGGTACGGCGGGGAGGAATTCGCGCTGCTGCTGCTCGACACGGACCTGGCGGGTGGCCTGACGGTCGCGCGGCGCGTGGTGTCCGCGCTGACAGCGCGCCGCCTGCCGCACCCGGGCAGCCCGCTGGGGTTCGTGACGGTCAGCCTGGGGGTGGCATGTACGGCCGACACGCCCGACCTGCCGCTGGCCGAGGCGGCAGATCAGGCGCTGTACCGCGCCAAGCAGGCGGGCCGCCACCGCGCGCTGGCCTGGACGGTGGGCGTCCCGGGCGAGCCGACCTGCCCCGCAGTGAGGCCCGCCCGGACGGCGTCCAGGCAGGCCTGCGGGAGGGATCGGGTCAGGCGAAGTCCGGTACGCGGCCCAGCACCTTCAGGCGGACCATGTTCGCCACGAAGATCACGGTGCTCAGGGCGGTCAGGGCGAACAGGGTGA
- a CDS encoding response regulator, with protein sequence MSAEPLHVLIVDDSALMRAMLRQALRDLGARGEAPATRDEAREALGLRGGHTDVDVLLLDLVMPGTDGLTFLRELRAHAHLQDLSVIMVTALQEDDRLDEAFAAGANDYVTKPVRPTVLCARTLHAARLTRAGAA encoded by the coding sequence GTGAGTGCCGAGCCGCTGCACGTCCTGATCGTGGACGACAGCGCCCTGATGCGCGCCATGCTGCGTCAGGCGCTGCGGGACCTCGGGGCGCGCGGGGAGGCCCCGGCGACGCGGGATGAGGCGCGCGAGGCGCTGGGCCTGCGCGGTGGGCACACGGACGTGGACGTGCTCCTGCTGGACCTCGTGATGCCCGGCACGGACGGCCTGACGTTCCTGCGGGAACTGCGCGCGCACGCGCACCTGCAGGACCTGAGCGTGATCATGGTCACGGCGCTGCAGGAGGACGACCGGCTGGACGAGGCCTTCGCGGCGGGCGCGAACGACTACGTCACGAAACCCGTGCGGCCCACGGTGCTGTGCGCGCGGACCCTGCACGCGGCGCGGCTGACCCGGGCGGGCGCGGCGTGA
- a CDS encoding GAF domain-containing protein codes for MTTEADRLTALARYAVLDTLPENAFDRVTRIAARLFNAPIALVTLVDQDRQWFKACFGLDLRQTDRSVSFCTYTIQSEGVMVILDATRDPLFEHNPLVTGAPHIRFYAGAPLVTPDGFRLGSLCVIDQRPREHFPDADRALLTDLAQSVVSELELRFTQRTLIQEAQANARLLRSVQDAQTLSEALLGVSQLTTLDLPVEETASFALPMIAQSAGVDCAALLRLDDRMTALTQWTGGAAGEAFLAALPRELPRGEGVAWQVADRDAPQYVQDYARHDGASTTVAQAGADAMAWVPLGSFCGARYVAAYALVGADRVWSARQRELLEASAGIVRQAMRNRHQREVPVPVH; via the coding sequence ATGACCACTGAAGCGGACCGCTTGACGGCACTGGCGCGGTACGCCGTGCTGGACACCCTGCCGGAGAACGCCTTCGACCGCGTGACCCGCATCGCCGCGCGGCTGTTCAACGCGCCGATCGCGCTGGTCACGCTGGTCGACCAGGATCGCCAGTGGTTCAAGGCCTGCTTCGGGCTGGACCTGCGCCAGACGGACCGGTCGGTGTCGTTCTGCACGTACACCATCCAGTCCGAGGGGGTCATGGTCATCCTGGACGCCACGCGCGACCCGCTGTTCGAACACAACCCGCTCGTGACCGGCGCGCCGCACATCCGCTTCTACGCGGGCGCGCCGCTGGTCACCCCGGACGGCTTCCGGCTGGGCAGCCTGTGCGTGATCGACCAGCGGCCCCGCGAGCACTTCCCGGACGCCGACCGGGCGCTGCTGACCGACCTGGCGCAGTCGGTCGTGTCGGAACTCGAGCTGCGCTTCACGCAGCGCACCCTGATCCAGGAAGCGCAGGCCAACGCGCGCCTGCTGCGGTCCGTGCAGGACGCCCAGACGCTCTCGGAGGCGCTGCTGGGCGTCAGTCAGTTGACGACGCTGGACCTCCCGGTCGAGGAGACCGCGTCGTTCGCCCTGCCGATGATCGCGCAGAGTGCCGGGGTGGACTGCGCGGCGCTGCTGCGGCTCGACGACCGCATGACGGCCCTGACGCAATGGACGGGCGGCGCGGCCGGTGAGGCGTTCCTCGCCGCGCTCCCCCGGGAACTCCCGCGTGGCGAGGGCGTCGCGTGGCAGGTCGCGGACCGGGACGCGCCGCAGTACGTGCAGGACTACGCCCGGCACGACGGGGCGTCCACGACGGTCGCGCAGGCCGGCGCGGACGCCATGGCGTGGGTGCCGCTGGGGTCGTTCTGCGGCGCGCGGTACGTGGCGGCGTACGCGCTGGTCGGCGCGGACCGCGTCTGGTCGGCGCGGCAGCGGGAGCTGCTGGAGGCCTCGGCGGGCATCGTGCGGCAGGCCATGCGGAACCGCCACCAGCGGGAAGTCCCCGTGCCGGTCCACTGA
- a CDS encoding Hpt domain-containing protein — protein sequence MTAADFTELSGAEAAGHLAQLRRLCHEPVAGWHAAFVAAHTLKGSAAMLDLRGIRDVAAHLERLLGGGAPAGPPAWLADARDACACLEAELLDLRPGAAPSAPAEQVAARLARHPGGTRA from the coding sequence GTGACCGCCGCGGACTTCACCGAGCTGTCCGGGGCCGAAGCGGCCGGTCACCTCGCGCAGCTGCGGCGCCTGTGCCACGAGCCGGTCGCAGGGTGGCACGCGGCGTTCGTGGCGGCGCACACCCTCAAGGGCAGCGCCGCGATGCTGGACCTGCGCGGCATCCGGGACGTCGCGGCGCACCTCGAGCGGCTGCTGGGCGGCGGCGCGCCGGCCGGGCCCCCGGCGTGGCTCGCGGACGCCCGCGACGCCTGCGCGTGCCTGGAAGCGGAGCTGCTGGACCTGCGGCCCGGCGCGGCGCCCAGCGCGCCCGCCGAGCAGGTCGCGGCGCGCCTGGCACGCCACCCGGGCGGCACCCGCGCGTGA
- a CDS encoding transposase, giving the protein MNGRKHHLIVDTQGLLLGVTVTAANISDREGGKVLLRQVHLSQPQWSLHLFVDGGYAGPWEAWVKTTLGFSVEVVRRADANTRRYWLPVGQELTEEQIKTFRGYRTFKVLRKRWVVERSFAWLSFDRRLNREYDLLPSTTAAFIVVSFVRLMIRRLAAFAGEQPSPARK; this is encoded by the coding sequence ATCAACGGACGAAAGCATCACCTGATCGTGGATACGCAGGGGTTGTTGCTGGGTGTCACCGTCACGGCAGCGAACATCAGCGACCGCGAGGGTGGGAAGGTGTTGCTGCGACAGGTGCACCTGTCGCAGCCGCAGTGGTCACTCCATCTGTTCGTGGATGGAGGGTATGCCGGGCCGTGGGAGGCGTGGGTGAAGACCACYCTGGGGTTCAGCGTGGAAGTGGTACGGCGTGCGGATGCCAACACCCGAAGGTATTGGCTGCCTGTGGGACAGGAATTGACGGAGGAACAGATCAAGACGTTCAGGGGGTATCGGACGTTCAAGGTGCTGCGCAAGCGGTGGGTGGTGGAGCGGAGCTTCGCGTGGTTGTCGTTTGATCGTCGCTTGAACCGGGAGTATGACCTGCTGCCGAGTACAACGGCGGCGTTCATCGTTGTGTCGTTTGTTCGGCTTATGATTCGCAGACTCGCGGCGTTCGCTGGTGAACAGCCGTCACCAGCTCGAAAATGA
- a CDS encoding ABC transporter substrate-binding protein — protein MHIRFLLALGLPLSTAAAASYPLTVTDDLGRSVTLKAEPRRIIAMLPSHTETLAALGLADRLVAVDVYSNYPQAVVTRLPKVGSAYQPDLEAILALKPDLVLADESAGSRLTQKLAQAGLTVYGGTAQTYGEVFEKIATLGKLTNREANATRLTTSMRADLNALQRSVAGLPKVSTYYEIDPSPYSVGPNSFIGTLITKAGGQTIVPATLGDFPKLDPELIVQRNPQVMVGLTLDDARLRPGWAGLRAVTGGRVFRPTPEERDALSRPGPRLPQALRALIRYLHPEARP, from the coding sequence ATGCATATCCGCTTCCTGCTGGCCCTGGGCCTGCCGCTGTCCACGGCCGCCGCTGCCTCCTACCCGCTGACCGTCACGGACGACCTGGGCCGCAGCGTGACCCTGAAGGCCGAACCGCGCCGCATCATCGCCATGCTGCCCAGCCACACCGAGACGCTCGCCGCGCTGGGCCTCGCCGACCGACTGGTCGCCGTGGACGTCTACAGCAACTACCCGCAGGCGGTCGTGACGCGCCTGCCGAAGGTCGGCAGCGCCTACCAGCCGGACCTCGAGGCGATCCTGGCGCTGAAACCGGACCTGGTGCTCGCCGACGAGTCCGCCGGGTCACGCCTGACGCAGAAGCTCGCGCAGGCGGGCCTGACCGTGTACGGCGGGACGGCCCAGACGTACGGCGAGGTCTTCGAGAAGATCGCCACGCTGGGGAAACTCACGAACCGCGAGGCGAACGCCACGCGCCTGACCACGTCCATGCGCGCCGACCTGAACGCCCTGCAGCGCAGCGTGGCGGGCCTGCCGAAGGTCAGCACGTACTACGAGATCGACCCCAGCCCGTACTCGGTCGGACCGAACTCGTTCATCGGCACGCTGATCACCAAGGCGGGCGGGCAGACGATCGTCCCAGCCACGCTGGGTGACTTCCCGAAACTCGACCCGGAACTCATCGTGCAGCGCAACCCGCAGGTCATGGTGGGCCTCACGCTGGACGACGCCCGACTCCGGCCCGGCTGGGCGGGCCTGCGGGCCGTGACCGGCGGCCGGGTGTTCCGCCCCACCCCGGAAGAACGGGACGCCCTGAGCCGCCCGGGGCCGCGCCTGCCGCAGGCGCTGCGCGCCCTGATCCGCTACCTGCACCCGGAGGCGCGCCCATGA